One genomic window of Williamwhitmania taraxaci includes the following:
- a CDS encoding helix-turn-helix domain-containing protein, with product MTNLFNSQFPTITGELHVAQIAHYAQLISAMESNLGCSCYLFDYQKKTFAYIPNGSPFLSGYSKVEVIKRGWAHYQSIMDAAAFEEFQTVNRAAFEFYKNIALEQRSDYTLECCFKMLTQKGANLLVKHSQTPIVITNIGDIWLSLCTIRPAVGYKKEAHLLRNTKQACDYEYNQSSKTFEKKLKPNLNSREVEILQMLASGFTESHIAELLFISSNTVKYYKKNIVKKLNTDNIKEAISVYIAS from the coding sequence ATGACTAACCTTTTCAATTCCCAATTTCCAACCATAACAGGAGAGTTGCACGTTGCCCAAATTGCCCACTACGCTCAACTAATTAGTGCAATGGAGAGCAACCTCGGCTGTAGTTGCTACCTCTTCGACTACCAAAAGAAAACATTTGCATACATCCCCAATGGCTCACCCTTTTTAAGTGGCTATTCTAAGGTAGAGGTAATCAAGCGAGGCTGGGCACACTATCAGTCAATAATGGATGCCGCTGCATTCGAAGAATTTCAAACAGTTAATCGAGCAGCCTTCGAATTCTATAAGAATATTGCACTAGAACAACGAAGTGACTACACCCTAGAGTGCTGCTTTAAAATGCTAACCCAAAAAGGAGCGAACCTATTGGTAAAGCATAGCCAAACGCCTATTGTTATTACAAATATAGGTGACATATGGCTATCGCTATGCACCATACGCCCAGCCGTAGGCTACAAAAAAGAGGCACATTTACTTAGAAATACCAAACAGGCTTGCGATTACGAGTATAACCAAAGCAGCAAAACATTTGAAAAGAAGTTGAAGCCAAACCTCAACTCCAGAGAGGTAGAAATACTCCAAATGTTGGCATCGGGATTTACAGAAAGTCACATTGCCGAATTGCTCTTTATTTCATCCAATACGGTGAAGTATTACAAGAAAAATATTGTCAAGAAATTAAATACAGACAACATCAAAGAGGCCATTAGCGTTTACATTGCATCTTAA